Proteins encoded in a region of the Inquilinus sp. KBS0705 genome:
- a CDS encoding PAS domain S-box protein — translation MDTTKDIAVIFLNGTFDFDPFVQISPDLICIAGYDGYFKKINPAVSKTLGYTIEELLSKPINDFVYFEDKDNTIESRETVKRSIPLINFENRYITKSGEIVWLSWTSVGIEEQQLVFGLAKNITHKKRLEEDRNILISNLTKANDELKQLTYATSHNLRAPINNVFSIFHLIKEKKIEDTEIADLLDMLEESTGSLRNTINNYVDSLIQKKSLIIEVGTQSFTESLNTVIKSLKSLIIDTKTVISSDFSEIDVINFNKSYLDSILLNLVSNSIKYAKPNTHPQILLKSKKGNGIVTLIFKDEGLGFDMEKNKDRIFGFNQTFHENEDSKGIGLYLVHNHLTSLGGYIDVVSRINEGTTFTITFKA, via the coding sequence ATGGATACTACTAAAGACATAGCTGTTATTTTCTTAAATGGCACATTTGACTTCGACCCTTTCGTTCAAATATCTCCAGATTTGATTTGTATTGCCGGGTACGATGGCTATTTTAAAAAGATCAATCCCGCTGTGTCAAAAACTTTGGGTTATACTATCGAGGAGCTACTATCAAAACCAATAAATGATTTTGTTTATTTCGAGGATAAGGATAATACCATTGAAAGCAGAGAGACTGTTAAAAGATCAATTCCACTGATAAATTTCGAAAACAGGTATATAACTAAGTCGGGTGAAATCGTATGGCTTTCCTGGACATCGGTCGGCATAGAAGAACAGCAGTTAGTCTTCGGATTAGCCAAAAATATCACACACAAAAAACGGCTTGAAGAAGATAGGAACATATTGATTTCTAATCTTACCAAAGCGAATGATGAACTTAAGCAATTAACTTATGCTACCAGCCATAATTTAAGAGCACCAATAAATAACGTGTTTTCTATTTTTCACCTGATCAAAGAAAAAAAGATTGAAGACACGGAGATAGCGGATTTGTTGGATATGTTGGAGGAATCAACAGGTAGTCTCCGCAATACTATAAACAACTATGTAGATAGCTTGATACAAAAAAAGAGCCTAATCATAGAGGTTGGTACACAAAGTTTTACGGAATCGCTAAATACCGTAATTAAGTCGTTAAAATCGTTAATAATTGATACTAAAACAGTAATTAGTTCTGATTTTTCCGAGATTGATGTAATAAACTTTAATAAATCATACCTTGATAGCATACTTCTTAATCTCGTCTCTAATTCAATCAAATACGCAAAACCGAATACCCATCCACAGATATTATTAAAAAGTAAAAAAGGAAATGGAATAGTTACCTTAATATTTAAAGATGAAGGGCTTGGATTTGACATGGAAAAGAACAAAGATCGAATTTTTGGATTTAATCAAACCTTTCATGAAAATGAAGATAGCAAAGGAATTGGATTGTATTTGGTTCATAACCACTTAACATCGCTGGGGGGCTACATTGATGTTGTTAGCCGCATTAATGAAGGCACAACATTTACAATTACATTTAAAGCCTAG
- a CDS encoding GMC family oxidoreductase → MHIDARKIDNNSIIEGDICIVGSGAAGISMALEWLNTPYKVILLEGGGFEYEKQMQDLYKGKTTGQKYYPLESARLHYFGGTTGHWSGFCSTFDPIDFKERDWVPHSGWPLNREDLDPYYARAHKNLDLGPYEYDVKYWQKKDPELKSLPFDGDAVFNKMWQFSPPTRFGTKYRDTIVKAPNIHLYTYANVTEITANENASAIKEVTVKNLDGKQHTVRAKQFIVACCSIQNARLLLASNKQAPKGLGNQNDNVGRYFMEHLEIKSAELWLTRPDVLKLYHWEWEITKARAELAISEEMQRKHQLLNGTASLIPLEVARKQPAFIDIWTADTAATKRNMVKLDDIGKEGAKKEGHRAFQLFTRVEQAPNPNSRVTLDTEKDALGVPRATLHWEFTPLEKHSLRGIYKIIGEQLGITGGGRVRLMDYLQDENDNTWPSFTGGGWHHMGTTRMAEDPKKGVVDANCKVHGIANLYMAGASCYATAAAPNPTLTLTALTIRLADHLKEKVKGKL, encoded by the coding sequence ATGCATATCGATGCGAGAAAAATAGATAACAACAGTATTATTGAAGGCGATATTTGTATAGTTGGCTCAGGCGCGGCAGGCATAAGTATGGCGCTGGAGTGGCTGAACACGCCCTATAAAGTAATATTGCTTGAAGGTGGCGGATTCGAGTATGAAAAGCAAATGCAGGACCTTTACAAAGGCAAAACGACCGGCCAAAAATATTACCCGCTGGAGTCGGCAAGACTACATTATTTTGGTGGTACTACCGGTCACTGGTCGGGCTTTTGCTCCACATTTGACCCGATAGATTTCAAGGAACGTGATTGGGTACCACACAGCGGATGGCCTCTAAACCGGGAAGACCTTGACCCTTATTATGCACGAGCCCACAAAAATCTCGACCTTGGCCCGTATGAATACGATGTAAAGTATTGGCAAAAAAAAGACCCCGAACTAAAGTCGCTGCCCTTTGATGGTGATGCGGTATTCAACAAAATGTGGCAGTTTAGTCCGCCAACACGTTTTGGCACCAAATACCGTGATACAATTGTAAAAGCACCCAACATTCATTTATATACTTACGCGAATGTTACCGAGATCACAGCTAACGAAAATGCCTCTGCCATAAAAGAGGTTACCGTAAAAAATTTGGATGGCAAGCAGCATACCGTAAGAGCTAAACAGTTCATCGTCGCCTGTTGTTCGATTCAAAACGCGCGCTTGCTGCTGGCATCGAATAAACAGGCACCAAAAGGATTGGGTAACCAAAATGACAACGTTGGCCGTTATTTTATGGAGCATCTGGAGATAAAATCGGCAGAATTATGGCTGACAAGACCGGATGTGCTAAAACTTTACCACTGGGAGTGGGAGATAACCAAAGCACGCGCTGAATTGGCCATTAGCGAAGAGATGCAGCGAAAGCATCAGCTACTGAACGGCACCGCCTCCCTTATCCCTTTAGAGGTCGCCCGTAAGCAACCCGCCTTTATCGATATATGGACGGCGGATACTGCGGCGACAAAAAGAAACATGGTCAAATTAGACGATATAGGGAAAGAGGGCGCGAAAAAAGAAGGTCATCGAGCCTTCCAGTTGTTTACCCGTGTTGAACAGGCCCCAAATCCCAATAGCAGAGTTACCTTAGACACCGAAAAGGATGCCTTGGGTGTACCAAGGGCGACACTGCATTGGGAATTTACACCACTGGAAAAGCACAGCCTGCGCGGTATCTATAAAATAATTGGCGAGCAGTTGGGTATAACCGGCGGCGGCAGGGTGCGCCTGATGGACTACCTGCAGGATGAGAACGACAATACCTGGCCATCGTTCACCGGGGGAGGCTGGCATCATATGGGTACAACCCGCATGGCCGAGGACCCCAAGAAAGGCGTGGTTGACGCCAACTGCAAAGTGCATGGCATTGCGAATTTGTACATGGCAGGTGCATCATGCTACGCAACTGCCGCTGCGCCAAATCCAACACTTACCTTAACAGCGTTAACCATCCGGCTGGCAGATCATTTAAAGGAAAAGGTAAAAGGGAAGCTTTAG
- a CDS encoding ChbG/HpnK family deacetylase — protein sequence MKNTKYIVCLLLSVTILQTASAQMPAQVLPKLMLRLDDIGMNHAVNMAMKKMADTKMPFSASVQFACPWYQEAVEILKKNPQVSIGVHLTLTSEWKNYRWGPVSGSGTVPSLVDRVGYFPQSTDAFSKSGYKIAEVEKELSAQIERALASGLRISYIDPHMGIALSTPALRALTEKLARKYKLGISTLSETVYFGETYKEMWGEPVVSKKKAFLAYVTNNLIQNRPNLVVIHVGLQTPEMNALFDMNSSMMNTREGKPLTALHRETELNMLLSPEFKALVNKRFTLTNYTALIKDRGLNSMKLEVVKN from the coding sequence ATGAAAAACACAAAATATATCGTCTGTTTATTATTAAGCGTTACCATTTTACAAACCGCATCTGCGCAAATGCCTGCCCAGGTTTTACCTAAATTGATGCTGCGCTTAGATGACATTGGCATGAACCACGCTGTAAATATGGCAATGAAAAAAATGGCCGATACCAAAATGCCTTTCTCTGCATCGGTGCAGTTTGCGTGCCCTTGGTACCAGGAGGCAGTAGAGATATTGAAAAAGAATCCGCAGGTGAGTATTGGCGTTCATTTAACACTCACATCCGAGTGGAAAAATTATCGCTGGGGACCTGTAAGCGGTAGTGGTACAGTGCCGAGCTTAGTCGATCGGGTGGGTTACTTTCCACAAAGTACCGATGCTTTTTCCAAAAGCGGTTACAAGATAGCAGAAGTGGAGAAAGAACTATCGGCGCAGATCGAGCGCGCGCTGGCCTCGGGCCTTAGAATATCTTATATCGACCCGCACATGGGTATAGCTTTGTCAACGCCCGCCTTGCGTGCGCTTACCGAAAAGTTGGCTCGAAAATATAAATTAGGCATATCAACATTAAGCGAAACGGTCTACTTCGGCGAAACCTACAAAGAGATGTGGGGCGAGCCTGTTGTTAGTAAAAAGAAAGCGTTTTTGGCATATGTTACCAATAATCTAATCCAAAACAGGCCCAATCTTGTGGTGATACATGTTGGCCTGCAAACGCCCGAAATGAATGCGCTGTTTGATATGAACAGCAGCATGATGAATACCAGGGAAGGTAAGCCACTTACTGCACTACACCGTGAAACAGAACTAAATATGCTGTTATCGCCGGAGTTTAAAGCACTGGTAAATAAAAGGTTCACATTAACGAATTACACTGCGTTAATCAAAGATCGTGGTCTGAATAGCATGAAGCTGGAAGTGGTTAAAAACTGA
- a CDS encoding DUF5009 domain-containing protein — protein sequence MNPKKAVGIAGTADDVNTSPFTYERLYSLDALRGFDMFWILGGEEIFHTLAKATGSPFLASIANQFTHPDWNGFHLYDLIFPLFLFLAGVATPYSIGREREKGASRPQLVLRIIKRAVILILLGLLVNNGLKSLKTVDEIRFASVLGRIGIAYMFANIIYLYASRNWQIVWFTIFIIGYWLLLKFTSAPGFPHGDLTMPGNFASYMDRLILPGKLYLKIHDPEGLFSTIPAISTGLLGVLAGTLLKTGQQSKSRKALILAIAGSVFLLIAQVWNLDFPINKNLWTSSFVMQVGGLSLLLLALFYYIIDVLGFKRWAFFFKVIGMNSILIYISGKFINWNYANNGFFGWLGELVGNPYNIVVMAICYIMVKWMLLYFLYRKKAFLKV from the coding sequence ATGAATCCAAAAAAGGCCGTGGGCATTGCCGGCACAGCTGATGATGTTAACACATCGCCATTCACTTATGAGCGCCTTTATTCATTAGATGCGCTGCGTGGATTTGATATGTTTTGGATACTGGGTGGGGAAGAGATATTCCACACCCTAGCAAAGGCGACCGGTTCCCCGTTCTTGGCCAGTATTGCCAACCAGTTCACTCACCCGGACTGGAACGGTTTTCATTTATACGATCTGATATTTCCGTTGTTCCTATTCCTGGCCGGGGTAGCAACGCCATATTCAATCGGACGTGAACGCGAGAAAGGTGCAAGCCGTCCGCAGCTGGTGTTACGGATCATCAAACGTGCGGTGATTTTGATATTGCTTGGATTATTGGTAAACAACGGTTTAAAATCATTGAAAACGGTTGACGAGATACGCTTTGCCTCTGTATTGGGCCGTATTGGTATAGCGTACATGTTTGCCAATATCATCTATCTGTATGCCAGCCGCAATTGGCAGATAGTATGGTTTACAATTTTTATCATCGGTTACTGGCTATTACTAAAATTCACATCAGCACCAGGCTTTCCGCATGGCGATCTGACCATGCCGGGTAATTTCGCCTCCTATATGGATAGGCTTATCCTGCCCGGTAAGCTTTACCTGAAAATCCATGACCCTGAAGGCTTATTCTCTACCATTCCAGCTATCAGCACCGGATTACTCGGTGTACTGGCAGGTACACTCCTAAAGACCGGTCAACAATCTAAAAGTCGTAAAGCTTTGATTTTAGCGATTGCAGGTTCCGTATTCCTGTTGATAGCGCAGGTTTGGAACCTTGACTTCCCTATCAATAAAAACCTATGGACAAGCTCTTTTGTAATGCAGGTAGGTGGGTTAAGTTTACTTCTGCTGGCACTATTCTATTACATAATTGATGTTTTAGGCTTTAAAAGATGGGCTTTCTTTTTTAAGGTGATTGGAATGAATTCAATCCTTATTTACATATCCGGCAAATTTATAAACTGGAATTATGCTAACAACGGCTTCTTTGGTTGGCTTGGAGAACTGGTCGGCAATCCGTATAATATCGTAGTCATGGCTATCTGCTATATTATGGTTAAATGGATGCTCCTGTATTTCCTTTACCGCAAAAAAGCCTTTTTAAAAGTGTAA
- a CDS encoding winged helix-turn-helix transcriptional regulator, translating to MKQDIFQAIADPTRRAILTLLAIQALTPNAMAEKFDMTRQAVSKHIKVLHECDLIKPEQNGREIHYHFNAKKMQQFDHWLAQFRQNWETQFNQLDQLLTTIKEETTKWH from the coding sequence ATGAAACAAGATATATTCCAGGCCATAGCCGACCCGACACGTCGGGCTATTTTAACTTTACTGGCTATACAGGCATTAACGCCAAATGCGATGGCCGAGAAATTTGATATGACCCGACAGGCAGTATCAAAACATATTAAAGTATTACACGAATGCGATTTGATTAAGCCCGAGCAAAACGGTAGAGAAATACATTATCACTTTAACGCTAAAAAAATGCAGCAATTTGACCATTGGTTAGCCCAATTCAGACAAAACTGGGAAACTCAATTTAACCAGCTTGACCAACTATTAACAACGATTAAGGAAGAAACCACTAAGTGGCATTGA
- a CDS encoding SRPBCC domain-containing protein: MNNDLLFDFNVDKAAKTVYITKEFNAGQALVWDAFTKAELLDQWGAPAPMRAKTRYMNFEVGGRRFYAMISPDGVARWSVQEFTSITPKTNFKMYNAFADENENREMPGSEWDYNFSEQNGITKVDIVVYNESFERLEKLLEGFKIGFTMTLKNLEGLLATLS; encoded by the coding sequence ATGAACAACGATTTACTATTTGATTTTAACGTTGATAAAGCAGCGAAGACCGTATATATAACCAAGGAATTTAACGCCGGGCAGGCTTTAGTATGGGATGCCTTTACCAAAGCCGAACTACTGGACCAATGGGGGGCACCTGCACCTATGCGCGCCAAAACCAGGTATATGAATTTTGAAGTTGGCGGGCGACGGTTTTACGCTATGATAAGCCCGGACGGGGTGGCACGTTGGTCGGTGCAGGAATTTACCTCGATTACCCCTAAAACCAATTTTAAGATGTATAACGCGTTTGCGGATGAAAACGAAAACCGTGAAATGCCGGGTTCTGAATGGGATTACAATTTTAGCGAGCAAAATGGCATAACCAAAGTAGACATTGTCGTTTATAATGAATCGTTCGAGCGATTGGAAAAATTATTAGAAGGCTTCAAAATCGGCTTCACCATGACCTTGAAAAACCTGGAAGGACTGTTGGCCACCCTATCGTAA
- a CDS encoding VOC family protein: protein MRTINPWINFNGNAEEAFTFYKSVFGGEFTKIVRFSDLASDEFKVPENEANKIMTIALPLGKHNVLLANDVPEFMGPVNETENRSKIVVSAESREEADHIFNGLSAGGQVEGPIGDSPWGTYAGMFRDKYGIEWIVEFDPTL, encoded by the coding sequence ATGAGAACAATTAACCCATGGATCAACTTTAACGGAAATGCCGAAGAAGCGTTCACTTTCTACAAATCAGTTTTTGGCGGAGAATTCACCAAGATCGTTCGCTTTAGCGACTTGGCAAGCGATGAATTTAAGGTACCGGAAAACGAAGCGAACAAGATAATGACCATTGCCTTGCCGCTTGGTAAACACAATGTATTACTTGCCAATGATGTACCCGAATTTATGGGCCCGGTGAATGAAACCGAAAACCGGTCTAAAATAGTGGTTAGTGCAGAAAGCCGTGAAGAAGCAGACCATATATTCAACGGATTATCTGCAGGTGGCCAAGTTGAAGGACCGATTGGCGACAGTCCATGGGGTACTTACGCCGGAATGTTTAGAGATAAATATGGCATTGAATGGATAGTGGAATTTGATCCTACATTATAA
- a CDS encoding M13 family metallopeptidase, protein MKKIFYLFLTVVLFSVWANANAQKRVFVDVPGLDPAIKPGDNFFRYVNGRWYDTVKIDNDQAGVGSYSFLNIPQKRLLQNILDSVSKAKNTNGSIEQKVGDFYASGMDMATINRRGFGPVKPILVRIDAISNVAGLLKFIANEMTSGNRSIISFGISPDNKNSGINIAHVYQGGTGLPEKNYYFKTDSATLHVQQAYKAYLRNLFQLTGSSRATAMKNAAIVYSIEKQLAAASKSNIELRDVNANFNKMAVAAIGKAQANIVWATLLTHIGAHTDSIDVAQPGYYEKLNTMLKSVSIANWKLYLKAATLQNYADRLSQPFVDASFAFNKVLSGEDTQKSRRQIMTANVDNNLGMALGQLYVKRYFNEDAKNRVLTLVNNLQKSFENRINHLDWMSDSTKQKAKEKLYTITKKIGYPDKWRNYDKVQINRNEFFENLLSLNKNDYQTDLAKLNKPVDKTEWGTTPSTVTAYYNPSANEIVFPAGILQYPYFDFTADDAINYGGIGMVIGHEMTHAFDDQGAQFDKDGNVKNWWTKEDYKKFKEKTAQLANLYSSFTVLDTVHVKGPLTLGENTADNGGVAIAFDAFKMTEQGKSDDKIDGFTPDQRFFLSIARIWRVKTRDAFLRTYVNTNPHSPATWRVNGPLMNFEPFYRAFNLKPGEKNYKAQNERIRIW, encoded by the coding sequence ATGAAAAAAATATTTTACCTGTTTTTAACCGTAGTGCTTTTTAGCGTTTGGGCTAATGCCAATGCCCAAAAGAGAGTTTTTGTTGATGTACCCGGATTAGACCCCGCCATTAAACCGGGCGATAACTTTTTTAGATATGTTAACGGGCGCTGGTACGATACGGTTAAGATTGATAACGACCAGGCTGGTGTTGGCTCATATTCGTTCCTTAATATTCCGCAAAAACGCTTGCTGCAAAATATATTGGATAGCGTTTCAAAGGCAAAGAATACGAATGGGAGTATTGAGCAAAAGGTTGGGGACTTTTATGCGTCGGGCATGGACATGGCGACTATCAACCGCCGCGGATTTGGGCCGGTGAAGCCTATACTGGTACGCATTGATGCCATCAGCAATGTTGCCGGGTTGCTTAAATTTATAGCCAACGAGATGACATCTGGGAACCGCTCTATAATCAGCTTTGGTATTTCTCCTGACAATAAAAACAGCGGTATCAATATAGCCCATGTGTACCAGGGCGGCACCGGCTTACCCGAAAAAAATTATTATTTCAAAACAGATTCCGCTACGCTTCATGTTCAGCAAGCTTACAAAGCCTACCTGCGCAATCTGTTTCAGCTAACCGGTAGCAGCCGTGCCACTGCAATGAAGAATGCAGCTATCGTTTACAGTATCGAAAAGCAACTGGCAGCAGCAAGTAAATCTAACATAGAGCTGAGAGATGTTAATGCAAATTTCAATAAAATGGCAGTTGCTGCTATCGGCAAAGCACAAGCTAACATAGTCTGGGCTACCCTGCTTACCCATATAGGTGCCCATACCGATTCGATAGATGTGGCCCAGCCCGGTTATTACGAAAAGCTGAACACAATGTTAAAGTCCGTTAGCATAGCCAACTGGAAGCTTTATTTAAAAGCGGCAACGCTTCAAAACTACGCCGATAGGCTTAGTCAGCCTTTTGTAGATGCTTCGTTTGCGTTTAACAAAGTGTTATCGGGAGAAGATACACAGAAGTCCCGCAGACAGATAATGACCGCGAATGTTGATAACAACTTAGGGATGGCTTTAGGGCAACTATACGTAAAACGGTATTTTAACGAGGATGCAAAAAACCGGGTGCTAACGCTGGTTAACAACCTGCAAAAGTCATTCGAGAACCGCATTAACCATTTAGACTGGATGAGCGATAGCACCAAACAAAAGGCAAAAGAGAAGTTATATACAATAACAAAGAAAATAGGCTATCCGGACAAATGGAGAAACTACGACAAGGTGCAGATAAACAGGAATGAATTTTTTGAAAACCTGTTGTCGCTGAATAAGAACGACTATCAAACCGATTTGGCAAAACTGAATAAGCCGGTTGACAAAACAGAATGGGGAACCACACCATCTACGGTTACGGCATACTACAACCCATCGGCAAACGAGATAGTTTTCCCTGCCGGTATATTACAATATCCTTACTTTGATTTTACGGCAGATGATGCCATTAACTATGGCGGTATCGGCATGGTGATAGGGCACGAAATGACACATGCCTTTGATGACCAGGGCGCCCAGTTTGACAAAGACGGCAACGTAAAAAACTGGTGGACCAAAGAGGATTATAAGAAATTTAAAGAAAAGACCGCTCAACTGGCTAATTTGTATAGTTCATTTACTGTTTTAGATACTGTGCATGTTAAAGGCCCCCTTACATTAGGAGAAAATACCGCCGATAATGGTGGTGTTGCTATTGCCTTTGATGCATTTAAAATGACCGAACAGGGGAAGAGTGACGATAAGATAGATGGATTTACACCCGACCAGCGTTTCTTTTTGTCGATAGCCAGGATATGGAGGGTGAAAACAAGAGATGCTTTTCTTCGCACCTATGTAAACACCAATCCGCATTCGCCGGCTACATGGCGGGTAAACGGCCCTTTAATGAATTTTGAACCTTTTTACCGGGCTTTTAACTTAAAGCCAGGCGAAAAAAACTACAAGGCACAAAACGAAAGAATAAGGATCTGGTAA
- a CDS encoding alpha-L-fucosidase: protein MEYYAFVHFSLNTYTDQSWGYGNEDVKLFNPTKLDCRQWARICKQAGMKGIIITAKHHCGFCLWPSKYTEYSVKNAPWKDGNGDVIREMADACKEYGLKLGIYLSPWDRNRADYGKPEYIQYFRNQLRELLTNYGPIFEIWFDGANGGSGYYGGANETRTIDRKTYYDWENTYKLVRKLQPNIVIWNDGGNRADLRWVGTEGGAVGATNWSLLNAIGDVPYDMLHYGVENGDAWVPAEVNTSIRPEWFYHPSEDTKVKSVPDLMEIFYNSIGHNGSLLLNFPIMPNGLINHTDEKNVLEFAKAVKIAFAVNLAKNKPAKASNVRSGDKSFIAANAIDDNKDTYWATDDGIKAASLTIDLGRSTKFNRFLVQEYIPLGQRVKSFAIQALVNGRWQELAKGTTIGYKRILSFPTVKATKVRLQITDAKASLVIANAGVYFAPQILTAPTIIRNQAGDITITPADNESVIYYTTDGTSPTPKNKKYTKPFPAVGKPEIRAIVYDPNTHKSSTETHERFDIVRKDWKVIGSDDEKSSAILDGNPATAWHQSKDKKLPQDLVLDLGKDEHLAGFRYLPDQSTWSPGIISGYELYISENNSDWRLVSQGEFPNIKNNPLWQTIKFTPQMARYIKFRALKNTENTNETGYAEIDIITR, encoded by the coding sequence ATGGAGTATTATGCATTTGTGCATTTTTCGTTAAATACCTATACCGACCAATCATGGGGGTATGGTAATGAAGATGTTAAGCTTTTTAACCCCACTAAGTTAGATTGCCGCCAATGGGCCCGCATTTGCAAACAGGCGGGCATGAAAGGCATTATCATTACCGCCAAGCACCATTGCGGTTTTTGCTTGTGGCCTTCAAAATACACCGAATACTCGGTAAAGAATGCCCCATGGAAAGATGGCAATGGCGACGTGATACGCGAAATGGCTGATGCCTGTAAGGAATATGGTTTAAAACTTGGCATTTACCTATCGCCATGGGACAGGAACCGGGCCGATTACGGTAAGCCTGAATACATACAGTATTTTAGAAATCAGCTAAGAGAATTGCTTACCAACTATGGCCCCATCTTCGAGATATGGTTTGATGGTGCAAATGGTGGCTCGGGATACTATGGTGGGGCTAATGAAACCCGCACTATCGACCGTAAAACTTATTACGATTGGGAAAATACTTATAAGCTTGTACGTAAACTGCAACCCAATATTGTTATATGGAACGATGGCGGAAACCGGGCCGACCTACGCTGGGTAGGTACAGAAGGCGGAGCCGTTGGCGCAACTAATTGGAGCCTGCTAAATGCCATCGGTGATGTACCTTATGATATGTTGCACTATGGGGTTGAAAATGGTGATGCCTGGGTACCTGCGGAAGTAAATACATCTATACGGCCCGAATGGTTTTATCACCCCAGCGAAGATACTAAAGTAAAATCTGTACCTGATCTGATGGAGATATTTTACAACTCCATAGGGCATAACGGTAGCCTGCTGCTTAATTTCCCTATAATGCCTAACGGGCTGATAAACCACACTGATGAAAAAAATGTATTGGAATTTGCTAAAGCAGTTAAAATTGCATTTGCGGTAAATCTGGCAAAAAACAAACCTGCTAAAGCTTCTAACGTACGCTCAGGCGATAAAAGCTTTATTGCCGCCAACGCTATTGACGACAATAAAGACACCTATTGGGCCACAGACGATGGCATAAAAGCCGCATCGCTTACAATTGATTTAGGCCGATCTACTAAATTTAACCGCTTTTTGGTGCAAGAGTATATCCCCTTAGGACAAAGGGTAAAATCGTTCGCCATACAGGCACTTGTTAATGGCCGCTGGCAGGAATTGGCAAAAGGCACAACCATTGGTTACAAGCGCATACTAAGCTTCCCTACAGTAAAAGCCACTAAGGTACGCCTGCAAATAACCGATGCTAAAGCCTCGTTGGTTATTGCTAATGCAGGGGTATATTTTGCACCACAAATACTTACCGCCCCTACCATTATCAGGAACCAGGCAGGTGACATAACAATAACACCGGCAGATAATGAATCGGTGATCTATTATACGACAGACGGAACCTCTCCCACCCCTAAAAATAAAAAATATACTAAGCCTTTTCCCGCTGTTGGCAAACCTGAGATCAGGGCCATTGTTTATGATCCAAATACACATAAAAGCAGCACTGAAACACATGAAAGGTTTGATATTGTTAGAAAAGATTGGAAAGTAATTGGCAGTGACGATGAAAAATCAAGTGCTATTTTAGATGGTAACCCGGCTACAGCCTGGCATCAAAGCAAAGACAAAAAACTACCGCAAGACCTGGTGCTGGATTTAGGTAAAGATGAACATCTTGCTGGTTTTAGGTATTTACCTGATCAAAGCACATGGAGCCCTGGCATTATCTCGGGTTACGAATTATATATCTCAGAAAACAATAGCGACTGGAGACTGGTTAGCCAGGGCGAATTCCCTAACATTAAGAACAACCCTTTGTGGCAAACGATAAAATTTACGCCGCAAATGGCAAGGTATATTAAATTCAGGGCGCTGAAAAACACAGAAAACACCAATGAGACCGGCTATGCTGAAATAGATATCATTACCCGGTAA